The Oceanibaculum nanhaiense genome includes the window CCACGATCTTGTTCGGCGATATTTCCGCGGCCTGCTTAAGCCGCCCTTCAACACGCGCTCACGCGACCTCGCGGACTTCAAGGCGGTCTATTACGAGCCGCTGGCCATGCCTTTGAAGACCGCCCCTCAGTAAGGTAGGCCGCCGCCCAGCAGCAGCGACACCAGCACCGCCGCCGCAACCGGCAGCAAGGCCGCCAGCCCGTGCATCACCGGCACCAGCAGCTTCGCCACCCCGCCGGAACCGAAGCGCAGACGCGCCGCCAGCGGATCGCCAAAAAAGCACAGCACCAGCAGCGCCAGTGCGATGGGATTGGCATTGCCGAACAACGCCGCCATCCCGGCCAGTGCCATCAGCACCACCCCGGCGAACAGTGCAGCGGCACCGAACGGGCTGGAAAAGGCGAGCCAGGCCAGCACGAAATAGCCGGCAATGGCAGCGGCCATGCCGCCCGCCATCTGGCCATAGGCGGCACTGCCGGTCAGCGTGACGACCAGCGCTAGGCCAAACCCCGCCGCCAGCAGCTTCGCCGCAGCGACCGCGCCATCCTCGGCCACCAGCGTCAGGCGCCACAGCGCGATGCCGCCAAGCGCCCAGCAGAGGGCCAGCGCGATGCCGGTGCCCAGTGGCGTGCGCAACAGCGGGCTCCAGCCCAGCCAGACCAGCACGCCGGCCAGCCCGAGCACTGCCACCGCCAGCGCGGTCGAGCGCTTCACCGGCCGTGTATCGAGCAGGAAGCCCAGCACGGCGGCGGCAATCCCGACATGCGCCAGTTTCGGCAAGGCTGCCGGCGGCAGGAAGGGCGGCAGGCCGAAGGTCAGCCAGTAGCAGACCAGCCAGCCGACCGGGATACCGACACCGGCCAGCAGCGCGCCGCGCCCCGGCCCGCCGGCAAGCCGCATCACCAGTGCCACCAGCAGGGCGGCGATGAACGGAAAGAAGGCGCTCTGGCCGAACGGGCCGGCGACGAAGTTCTGGATCGTGGACATCATGGCCGCAGGATTGACCGGGCCTAACGCGCCGTCAACTGCCGGGCGATCTCGGCCAGGCGCGGGCCGGCCTCATTCTTCAGATAATCCGGCGACAGGATGAAGGACGGGCCACCGCAATTCAGTGCGAACACCGCCGACCGGTCCGCCGACAGCAGCGGCACCCCCACCGCATGCACATCGGACTGCCAGTCGCCCAGCGACAGGCAGAATCCGTAACGGTCCATCTCCTCCATCGCCTTCTCGATGCCGGCCTTCACATCCGGATAACGGTCGGGGAACCGCTCGCGCATCGAGTCCATCAGATAGGTGCGCTCGGTCTCCGGCAGCACGCTGAGCAGCGAGCGCCCCATCGCCGTGGTGGCGATCGGCACGCGCGAGCCGACATCGAGCCGCAGCGTTACCGTGCCCGGCCCCTTGCAGCATTCGACATAGACCATCGACAGCCGGTCGCGGGTGCCCAGCGCCACCGAAGCGTTGGCGTCGTTGGCAAGTTCCTGCATCAACGGGCGGGCGCGTTCGCGGATATCGAGGCCGGACAGCATCGCATAGCCCAGCGCCAGCACGCCGGAGCCGAGCTGATAGACGCCCAGCCGCTCGGAATAGGTGAGATACCCCAGCCTTGTGAGCGTGTAGGTCAGGCGCGAGATGGTCGGCTTCGGCAGGCGGGTGCGCTCGGCGATCTCCTGATTGCCGAGCCCGACATCGCCGGGCCGGAAGCAGCGCAGCACGTCCAGTCCCCGCGCCAGCGCGGTGACGAACTGCCGCTCCTTCGCGTCCTCATCCAGAAGATCGTCCTCGTAGAGCGGCGCACTCTTCCCGCCAACGTCCACAGATTTCAGCATTATGTGCCCCGTGCAACCCCGTCCGCTATCCGCCGCGCATTGTTGCAGCGCAGCATTCTCTTTACTATCACATCAGTATAACGGAATTTCGTTTTGCCACGCGGAATATATCCACCCCGTGGCACAAACCACCGCAACAAACCGGCCACGGATCATAACGGAATGGCGTCACAGATTCAGCCAGCCTTGCCGGCCCGCCCTGTCCTGGGGCTTGCCCTGCTGCTCGTGGTGCTGGCCACGCTGGCGGAGCGGGCCTTCGGCCTGCACGACGCGCAATATGTGGCGGCGGCAGCCTATCTGGCCTTCGTGCTGGGCTGCCTGCACAGGCTCGGGCGGCGCGAGGCGGTCCTGCTGTCGGTCGCGGCGCTCCTCACCGCGCTGGCGATCCTCTGGCAGGACGATCCGCTGGCGATCCTGCTGCAGGGGCTGGATACCGCGACCTACATGGCGACCTTCCTGTTGACGCTGGGCATGCTGCGTACCGCGGCGGCAACCTCCCCCGACGTGCTGGAATGCGGCATCTATCTCACCCAGCAGCCGCCGGGGCGGCGCTATGCGGCGCTGCATGTCGGCGGCCATCTGCTGGGCCTGCTGCTGAATTTCGGGGTGTTGAACCTGCTCGGCCCGATGATCCGGCGCGGCGTCGAAAGCGGCGACCCGGCGCTGGCGGAAATCCGCGAACAGCGCCAGATCTCCGCCGTGCTGCGCGGCTTCCCCACCATCCTTCTGTGGTCGCCCGCCACCATCACCCAGGCGCTGATGATCAGCCTGCTGCCGGGCGTCGATGCCGCGCGGCTGCTGACGCTGGGGCTTGTCCTCACCCTCATCATGCTGGGGGTCGGCTGGCTGGAGGACCGCGTGCGCTGGCACAAATTCCAGCGCGCCCGCGCCCATATCAAGCGGCCGCCGCCACCGCCGGCCCCGTGGCGGGCATTCGGCGGCATGGCGTTCATCTGTCTCGCCCTGGCCGGGTCGGTGGTGCTGGTGAAACTGGCGCTCGACATCCCCATCGTGCCGGCGCTCATCACCGCCATCCCCTGCGTGGTGCTGGTCTGGATCATGCTGCAAAATACCGGGCAAGGTCTTGGAACCGCCATCGCCGCTGCCGGGCAGCGGCTGTCGCAGATCGTGACGATGTCCTTCCCCAACGCCTCGCCGGAGACACTGACCCTCAGCTCCTCCGCCTTCATCGGCGTGCTGGTGGCGGCGCTGCTGCCGCCGGAGCTGGTGGCGGCGGCAATCCGGCCGCTCGAGGACCAGCCGCTGCTGCTGCTGGCCATCATCATCGCCATCGTGCCGCTGGCCTCGCAAATCGCCTTCAACCCGATCATCTCGGTCGTGGTGCTGGGCGGCGCGCTGATCCGGGTGCCCGGCCTGCCGGTCGAGCCGACGATCCTGGCGCTGGCCCTGGCCTCCGGCTGGATGCTGGCGCTGCCCGGCTCCCCCTTCTCCATCCCCTGCCTGATCCTCGGCCGGCTGCTGAACCGGCCGGGCACGCAGATATCCTGGCGCTGGAACGGCGTCTATACGCTGATGGCCTATGCGACCGTGCTCGGTTTCATCGGCTGCGCACGGCTGCTCTGATTCTTGCAATTTCGCATTGCAGAATGCCCTTTCGCTTTCCTATAGTCGGGCAACCGCTAAAGAAACGCATATGGGAGTGACATCGTGGCCCTCGATCCGGAAACCTTCGACCAGCTTGTCCAGACTGTCCGCCGCTTCATCCGCGAACGGCTGGTGCCGATTGAGCGGCAGGTCGATGAGGCCGATAAGATCCCCGACGATATCGTCAATGAGATGAAGGAGCTGGGCCTGTTCGGCCTGTCGATTCCGCAGGAATATGGCGGCATCGGCCTGACCGTGACCGAGGAGGTGAAGCTGGCCTTCGAGCTGGGCTACACCTCGCCCGCCTTCCGCTCCATCATCGGCACCAATAACGGCATCGGCTCGCAGGGCATCGTCAATGACGGCACGCCGGAGCAGAAGGCGAAATACCTGCCGAAGCTGGCCAGCGGCGAGATCATCGGCAGCTTCTGCCTGACCGAGCCGGATGTCGGCTCCGACGCCGCCTCGCTGCGCACCAGCGCGCGGATGGACGGCAATGAATATGTGCTGAACGGCACCAAGCGCTACATCACCAACGCGCCGCATGCCGGCGTGTTCACCGTGATGGCGCGCACCGACCCGGACAACAAGGGCGCCGGCGGCATCTCCGCCTTCATCGTCGAGAACGGCCTGCCCGGCCTTAAATTCGGCAAGGCCGACAAGAAGATGGGCCAGAAGGGCGCGCATGTCTGCGACGTCATCTTCGAGGATGTGCGCATCCCCGCCGATTCGATCATCGGCGGCAAGGAAGGCATGGGCTTCAAGACCGCGATGAAGGTGCTGGACCGGGGCCGCATCAACATCGCCGCGGCTTGCGTCGGTGTCGCCCAGCGGCTGATCGAGGAAAGTCTGCGCTACGCCACCGAGCGCAAGCAGTTCGGCCAGGCCATCGCCAATTACCAGCTGATCCAGGCGATGCTGGCCGATTCGCAGACCGAATGCTACGCCGCCAAGATGATGGTGCTGGACGCGGCGGAAAAGCGCGACCGTGGCGAGAACACCATCCAGGAAGCCGCCTGCGCGAAATACTATGCCTCGGAGATGGTCGGCCGTGTCGCCGACCGCGCCGTGCAGATCCATGGCGGCGCCGGCTATCTGGCGGAATATAATGTGGAGCGCTTCTACCGCGATGTCCGGCTGTTCCGCATCTATGAGGGCACCTCGCAGATCCAGCAGCTCATCATCGCCCGCGAAATGCTGAAGCGGTTCGCCGGCTAAGCCGGCGGAAGGAGCCGCCGCCATGCGCCCCACACACGCCGATACGCCGGCGCTGGATATCTACGATAATGTCTGGGGCTCGATCCGGCACTGGGTCGAGACCGCCCCCGACCTGCCCGCCATCGACCAGGAAGGCACCGTCTGGAGCTATGGCCAGCTTGGCCAGGCCGTGGACCGGCTGACCTATTTCCTCGGCGCGCACGACGTCGCAGCCGGCGACCGCGTACTGTTCGTCATGGAAAACAGCATCGGCGCGATTGCCGGCATGCTGGCGGCGATGCGGCTCGGCGCCTGGGCGATTCCGCTGAACGCGCGCCTGTCGGTGCGCGAGATCGACGAGATCCGCAAGCATGCCGGCCCGCGCCTCACGCTCTACACCACGGACGTCTCCAAAGACGCCCTGGCCCATGCCGAACGGCATGGCGCACGAGAGGCCCCCAGCCTGAAGGAGGCCGGGCTGCTCTATGCGCCCGCCGACACTGTCGCCCATCGCATGCCCGCCTTCGGGCCACAGCGCGACCGGGTAGCGGCGTTGATCTATACCTCCGGCACCACCGGCAACCCCAAGGGCGTCATGCTGACGCACGGCAATCTGCTGTTCATTGCCGGGCGCAGCAGCCAGGCGCGGCTGACCACGCCGGCCGACAAGGTCTATGCCGTGCTGCCGATCAGCCATGTCTTCGGGCTGGCCTCGGTGTTCCTTGGCAATATGTATCGTGGCGCGCAGCTGAAGCTGGTCTCGCGCTTCGCCCCGGCGGAGGCGGCGCGGTCGCTGGCCGAGGATGGCATCACCACCTTCCATGGCGTGCCGGCGATGTTCAGCCATCTGGTCAGCCTCGCGGCCAGCACCGGCCAGCCGGTCCGGGCGCCGAAGCTGCGCTACATGTCGGTCGGCGGCGCGCCGCTGGATTTGTCGCTGAAGCAGCGGGTGGAATCGATGTTCGGTATCCCGCTGAACAATGGCTATGGGCTGACCGAAAGCGCGCCCACCGTCTGCATGACGATGATCGGCAAGGAACGCGACGATGATTCCGTCGGCACGCTGCTGGATGGCGTCGAGGTCCGCATGGTCGATCCCGCCACCGGCAAGGACGTTCCCACCGGCGGCGTCGGCGAGATGTGGGTGAAGGGCGGCCTGGTGATGAAGGGCTATTTCCGCGATCCCGCGCGCACCGCCGAGGTGCTGACCCCGGACCATTGGCTGAAGACCGGCGATCTCGCCCGCATGGAAGAAGATGGCAGCCTCTATATCGTCGGCCGGCTGAAGGAACTCATCATCCGCTCCGGCTTCAACGTCTATCCCTCCGAGGTCGAGGGCGTCATCACCAGCCATCCCGATGTCGCGATGGCGGTGGTCGTTGGCCGGTCCCGCGACGGCAATGAGGAGGTGGTCGCCTTCGTGCAGCCGATCCCCGGCCGCAGCGTGACGGCGGAGGCGCTGGACAGCTTCGTGTCCGACCGGCTGGCGCCCTACAAGCATCCCTCGCAGTACCTCATTCGCGACACGCTGCCGGCGACGCCGACCGGCAAGATCCTGCGCCACCAGTTGCAGCAGGAAGCCACAGGCCTGTAACCCGCACGCTACAGCTACCCAGAAACAATCACCCCCGGACTGGCGCCGGGGGTGATGTCGTTTGGACAGGGAGGTTGGGTCAGGCCGCCGCCAGTTTCCGCCTGCCGGTTTCCAGCAGCAGCGACGCGCCGACCAGCGCCAGCGCGATGGCGGTCAGCTCGATCTGGCTCAGATGGAATTCCTCGAAGCCGGGGAAGATCAGCAAGATGCCACCAACGAACAGCAGCGCCCGGTTGAACAGGCTGGCCCAGCCATCGGCGAACTTGCCGAAAAAGGCGAGATAGCCCTGCGTCGCCGAGGCGATCAGCCAGACGCCGGGGAAGGCCGTCGCCAGCACCAGCAGCACCTCAGCCGTCGTGCCCTGGCCGATCAGCGCCGGGTTCAGTACGAAGAAGAAGGGCACGAAATAGATCACGCTGCCCAGCCGCATCGCCGCGATGCCGGCCTTGATCGGCCCGGTCCCGGCAATGGTGGCCGCCGCGAAGGCGCCCAGCGCCACCGGCGGCGTGATGAAGGACACCATGCCCCAGTACATGATGAACAGATGCACCGCCAGCGGGTTCATACCGGCCTGCACCAGCGCCGGGGCCAGCACGATGGCAAGGAAGATGTAGCAGGCGGTGACGGTCATCCCCATGCCGAAGATGAAACTGGTGATGGCGCCCATGATCAGCAGCACGATGGTGGCATCGCCGGCGATGAACAGCAGGTCGTTCACCAGCGTGCCGGCAAGGCCGGTCGCGGAGAAGGCGCCGACGATCAGGCCGACGCCCAGCAGCACCGACACCAGTTCCGCCAGCGAGCGGCCGATGGCCTGGACGAGGCTGAGGAAGGCGTCGAGGGACAGCCGCGTGCTCGGGAAAATCTGGGTGATCACCAGCAGCAGGCCGGTGGCGTAGAACGGCGCCAGGGTTTCCTGGCGGAACACCACCATCACGAAGATCAGCACCGCAAACACGAAGAGATACTGCCAGCCCTCGCGGAAGGTTTCGCGCAGGCTCGGCACCTCGGCCCGCTCCAGCCCCTTCAGGCCGCGCCGCGCGGCATAGGAATCGAGCTGCACGAACAGGCCGAAATAATACAGCATCGAGGGCAGCGCAGCCGCCATGGCGATCTCGATATAGGGAATGCCGAGGAAGGAGGCCATGACGAAGGCGGTAGTGCCCATCACCGGCGGCATCAGCACGCCGCCCGTGGAGGCGCAGGCCTCGGTCCCGGCCGCATATTCGCGCGAGAAGCCGGTGCGGCGCATTGCCGGAATCGACACCACGCCAGTGGTCAGCACATTGGAGATCACGCTGCCGCTCATCGAGCCCATGAAGCCGCTGGCGAAGATCGCGACCTTCGCCGCGCCGCCACGGAACTGGCCGACCAGCGCCAGCGCCAGATCGTTGAAGAACCTGCCGCCGCCAGTCTGTTGAAGGGCGGCGCCGAACACGATGAAGCCGACGACAAGCTCGCCGAACGCCCGCATCGGAATGCCGAAAGAGCTTTCGCTGGAGACGATGTGGAAGGCAATCGCGTCTTCAAGCGGCAGCGGATAGCCGGAAATCGGCCCCGGCACCTTGTCGGCGAAGGCCGGATACAGCGAGAACAGCAGCACGATGGCGAAGATGATGGTACCGCCGGTGCGGCGCGTCGCCTCCAGGATCAGGATCCAGAAGACGAAGGACAGGATCATCGCCGTCTGGGGTGCGGCATATTCCCAGCCGGAGGATAGCGCCTCTTCGCCGGTCCAGATGAAATAGCCGGCGACCGCCAGAGACAGGGCGCCAAGCAGGATATCGTACCAGGGCACCGCACCTGCGGTATCGCCCTTCCCGCGCAGCGGAAAGACGATAAAGGTCAGGCAGAGGAAGATACCGGCCAGCGAATAGAGATACCGGTTGTCCAGAATAACGATGCCGAACAGCTGCAGATTGAACAGCTGGTTTACCGACAGCAGCACGGCAGCCAGCGTAAGGATGACGAAAATTGTCCTCAGCGGGCCGTGGATCGTACGGTACTGCAGCACATCCGATAGGGACTTGGCGCCATCAGCGCCATCATTCTCTGCCGAAGTCATCGAGGGAAGCCCTGCGCGAAACGGAATGGGTCAAGGATAAGGAAAAAAACGGCGCCCGGTGGGATTCCGGGCGCCGTCTTCAGACTGGCGTCGATCAGCGATAGACCACGTCGAAGCCGCCGGCTTCCAGCGCCTTGGCGCGGGCTTCCATCCAGGCTTTCTTGAAGGCCTCATCGTCGCCGATCTTCTTGGCGGTGACCTCGGCCCAGGCCTTCTTCAGCACCTGCTGACGCTCGATCAGCTTGTCATTGTGCTTCTGATGCGCGTCCTTCCAGACGCCGGCTTCCTTCAGATAGGCGATGGCGCCCTCATGATAGGGCACCGCCCACTTCAGGATCTGCCGGTCCAGCGCCCAGCCATTGATGCCCGGTGCCGCCCCCTTATATTTCGGGAACTGCTCGACCATCGCCTTGGTCATGGAATAGGCGAGGCCCTTGTCCTGTGTCGGGTAGGCGATCAGGATCGGGTAGGGGTAGGCAGCGCCCTCATGCGGCTTCTCCGCCGACAGGCCGGCGCCGACCGTGCCCATGTTGGGTGCGAAGAACGGCGCGTTCGCCTGCAGCCGCTTCCAGCCTTCCTTGTCGCCATGCGGCAGCGGCGGCCAGAACAGGCCGCGCGGCGAGGCTTCCAGCTGATAGGCCTTGCCCGAGGTGGTGGAGGCGAAGGCGGCATCCGCCTGGCCGTTCACGATGCCGTCCCAGGACGGGCCGAAACCGCCGAATTCCACCTTCACCACATCGTCCCAGGTGAGGCCGCCGAAGGCCAGGATCGCCCGGACATTCTCGTTCAGCGCCGGGGCGCCGACGACCCAGGCGACGCGCTTGCCCTTCAGGTCCGCGATGGTCTTGATGCCGATATCGGCGGCGACGCCGACCGACATATTGCCCTCGCTGTTGGAGGCGAGCAGCACGCGGTTCTCCTGCGGGCCCCACTCCTTGCTGCCGAACTCGAACACGCCTTCCTGCGCCATGAAGCTGGCGCCGACGCCGGTGGCCGAGAAATGCACCTTGCCGGCGCGCAGCGGCACCTGGCGGGACACGTCGTTCTTGCCCGGCAGCACGCGCAGATCGGTGCCATAGGCATCCTTCAGCGCCTTGCCGATGGCGACCGACTGGTTATAGCCGGCGGAGCCGACATCATAGGCCGTCCAGGCGATGGTCGAGGGCAGATCGACCTTGCCCTGGGCAAGGGCAGAACCGGCGGAAAACGCCACGCCAGCCGCCAGAACGGCGCCCCAGACGGATTTCGAACGCAGATATGTCATGGATAAGTTACCTCCCTTAAGGTACCGGCCGCTCCGGTTCTTCTCGGTTTTGCCGAATGCGGCCGCGTTATCGTTTCGTTGCCTGTACCCCACCGACAGGGGGATACATCCGTATTCACTCCTCTGCCGCAACTCGGCATTTGCGGAATTGAATTTCACACATCAAAAATAGCCAGCACCGCGGGCATCCGCAACAGCCAACTTGAAAAGCCGATAAATGCCGTGGAGCATGCCCGGCAATCGAAACAGGAGGATAGCCCAATGCTGAAAGCCGACTTCACCGGAAAACGCGCCCTGATCACAGGCGGCGCCTCGGGCATCGGACTAGCAACCGCCCGGGCGCTGGCCGCCTGCGGTGCTGCCGTCGCGGTGAATCATCTGGCCGACGATCCGCGCGGACCGGAAGCGGTGGCCGCGATCCGGCAGGCCGGCGGCACGGCGGTAGCGGCGCCGGGTGACGTGTCCAACCCGGAACAGGCAGCGGCGATGGTCGAGGCGGCGGCGAAAGCGCTGGGCGGGCTCGACATCCTCATCAACAACGCGGCGACGCCGGGCTCGCTGGAGCCGATCCCCTTCGCCGATCTCGACGCAATGACCGAGGAATTCTGGGGCACGCTGCTGTCCACCAATCTGGTCGGGCCATTCCGCTGCACCCGCGCCGCCGTGCCTTACCTGCGCGAATCGCGCGGCTGCATCGTCTCCACCGCCTCTATCGCCGGCATGGGCGGCAATGCCAGCTCGCTGGCCTATGGCGCGGCCAAGGCCGGCCTTATCAACCTGACACGCAACCTCGCCAAGGCGCTGGGGCCGGACATCCGCGTTAACGCGGTCGCCCCCGGCCTCACCCGCACACCCTGGACCGATACCTGGCCCGCCGAACGCAAGGACCGCTCGGTCGCCAACACCATGCTGCTGCGCATGGTGGAGCCGGAGGATATCGCCGACGCGATGGTCTATCTCTGCGCCAACAAGGCGGTCACCGGCCAGACCGTCGTGGTCGATTGCGGCCGGATGTTCTGAGCCCCCCTACCCCGCCCAGGTTCGGTAGCGGCGTGCGGCGGGGAAATATTCCAGGATGCGGTGATTGTTGGTGTCACTGACCAGCAGCCTGTCGCTGCCATCCGCAGCAATACCGGCAGGCTCGGCCAGCGGCAGGCAGAGCGAATCCTCGCACAGGAAACCGTCATCGAGGTCGCGCAGCGTGCGGCTGGCGAAATCCACCACGCGCAGTGCGTTGTTGTAGCTATCGGCAACCAGCAGCCCGCCTTCCGGCCCGGCTTCCTGCCACCAGTCGAGGCCGAGGCAGTGCTGGAGCCGCGCGCTGTCGTAATCGCCATTCAAATGGCCGAACTCGAACAGCCCTTTGCCGACAAGCGTCTCCACGAGCGGGCCTTCCGGCGTGCTGACGATGGCGCGGATCGCGGAAGTCTCGCTGTCGGCGAAGTAGAGCGTGCCGCCATCGGGCGACAGCGCGAGGCCGCTGGGCTGCGCCAGCGTCGCCTCCCTGGCTGGTCCGTCGGTGATGTTCTCGCCGCCGCTGCCGGCCAGCCGCACCACCTCGGCGCGGGCGAAATCGATATAGCCCAGCTGATGCGTACCGGCATTGGCGAAATACAGCGTGCCGCCGGACAACGCCAGATCCCAGGGCGAGGCCAGCTCGGCATCGCCGAAGGGCACCGCACTCTCCAGCACATAGCCGCGCCGGCCATTGCCGGCCAGTGTGGTGACCTGGCCGGTCTGCCGGTCGATGCGGCGGATCGCGTGGTTGCCGGTATCGGCGACATAGATCGCCCCGGCATCCGCCGCCAGCCCCTGCGGGTCGCGGAACCGCGCCCGGTCGGACGGCCCGTTGGCGAAGCCGGCCTCGCCGCTGCCGAAGCGCATCAGCTCCCGCCCCTCATCATCCAGAAGGACGATCTGGTGATGCCCGGAATCGGCCAGCATCCAAAGCTTTCCGGGGGCTTCCGGCGCCTCCGACAGCGGCTTGATCTTGCCGGGAAAGCAGAATTGTGCGGCGGGCACCGCCTCCGGCGCGAGGTCGAGCGGCCGCGGGTCCATCGCGCCCTTGCGCCGGTAGTCCTTCACGGTCTGGCCGACCACTTCCAGCAGCCGCTCGGCATCCGGTTCGCCGGAATGCTGGCCGATCACATAGCCGTCCGGCGAGACAAAGATCAGCGTCGGCCAGGCCCGCACTGCATATTCCTGCCAGATCAGAAACTCCGGATCGTGCACCACCGGATGCGCGATACCATGGCGCGCGATGGCGCGCCGTACATTCTCCGGCTCGCGCTCGGCGGCGAACTTCGGCGAATGCACGCCGATCACCGCGACATCCTCGGGGAAGGCCTGCTCCAGCCGCCTCAGCGTCGGCAGGATGTGCAGGCAATTGACGCAGCAGAAGGTCCAGAAATCCAGGATCACCAGCTTGCCGCGCAGATCGGCCAGCGACAGCGGCTCGGGCACATTGAACCAGACGAGGCCGGGGCGGTCGATCTCGGGCGCGCGGACGGCGGCGGCTCGCATGGGAGCTCCTGTCATTTCGGACAGTGCCAATTTAACCGCTCGATCCCTGCGGACACGAAAAAATTCGCGCGGCGCGCCCTCAATAGAGGTGCTGGCCGCCGGTGACGAAGATTTCGGTGCCGGTCACATAGCCGAACTGGTCGGAGCACAGCGCGAAGACGGTCGAGGCGACATCCTCCGGCTTGCCGAGGCGGTGCATCGGGATGCGCGGCAGCAGCATCTCATATTCCGGCGACAGCATCGCGGTCTCGATCTCGCCCGGCGCCACCGCATTCACCCGCACGCCAAGCTGCGCGAAATCGGCCGCCATCTCGCGGGTCAGTGCCGACAGCGCCGCCTTCGAGGTCGAATAGGCCGATCCGGCAAAGGGGTGAATCGAATGGCCGGCAATCGAGGTGATATTCACGATCGAGCCCTTGCCCTTGTGCAATGCTGCGGCAAAGCCGCGCGCCAGACGCAGGGGGGCAAAGCAGTTCAGCTCGAACACCTGCTGCCAGGCGTCGATATCGCCATTCAGGCAACCCAGCCTTTCCTTGAAATCGGTCTTGGGCGACCAGCCGGCATTGTTGATCAGCGCATGGACCGGGCCGCCATCGAGCAGCGCATTCGCCTCGTCGATGAAGCTCTTCACGCTGGCAGGATCGAACAGATCGGTCGGGATATGCGCCGTCCAGTACGGATCGCGCTGGCATTCCGCCGGTGCTTCGTCGCGGCTGCAGGTGATTATCTTCCAGCCCCGGTCACGAAAATAGCGCGCGGTGGAATGGCCGATGCCCCGGCTGGCGCCGGTGACGATGCAGGTCTTGGCATCTGACAGATCCGGCGCGGAAAGGTCCGGGGCGGGCTCGGTCTTGCGGTCCATCGGGCAGGCATTCTCGGACATGACGCACTCTCGGATATGGCACGGGATACAGGTGGAAGCTTCTGCGGCGCAGCATATACCATCGCGCGGTCGCGCGGGAGGTATTGCGAGCGACTCTCAATAGATTTACGGCATACCCAGTGCTGCCCGCGCCGCCACCAACGCCGCGTCCCTGCCACCGCCGGCATCGACCCTTGCCCAGCCGGCAGGCGGCCTGATCCGGGCGGCCTGTGCGCGTACCACGGCGGATGTAGCATCCGAGGCATCGCCGCGCCTGTTATCGACGCGTTCCTCCAGGACGCGCTGCGGTGCCTCCAGCCACAGCCCGTCGAAAGCCACCCCGGCCTTGCCGGCAACGGCGGCGATGCCGCTGCGCTGCCAGTCCTCGCCATAGACCGCATCGGCGATCACGGCATGGCCCTGCGCCAGCACCTCCGCCGCCAGCCGCTCGATCTCCGCGAAGACGCGGCGCGAGACCTCCGGCTTG containing:
- a CDS encoding IclR family transcriptional regulator, which gives rise to MLKSVDVGGKSAPLYEDDLLDEDAKERQFVTALARGLDVLRCFRPGDVGLGNQEIAERTRLPKPTISRLTYTLTRLGYLTYSERLGVYQLGSGVLALGYAMLSGLDIRERARPLMQELANDANASVALGTRDRLSMVYVECCKGPGTVTLRLDVGSRVPIATTAMGRSLLSVLPETERTYLMDSMRERFPDRYPDVKAGIEKAMEEMDRYGFCLSLGDWQSDVHAVGVPLLSADRSAVFALNCGGPSFILSPDYLKNEAGPRLAEIARQLTAR
- a CDS encoding acyl-CoA dehydrogenase family protein, whose product is MALDPETFDQLVQTVRRFIRERLVPIERQVDEADKIPDDIVNEMKELGLFGLSIPQEYGGIGLTVTEEVKLAFELGYTSPAFRSIIGTNNGIGSQGIVNDGTPEQKAKYLPKLASGEIIGSFCLTEPDVGSDAASLRTSARMDGNEYVLNGTKRYITNAPHAGVFTVMARTDPDNKGAGGISAFIVENGLPGLKFGKADKKMGQKGAHVCDVIFEDVRIPADSIIGGKEGMGFKTAMKVLDRGRINIAAACVGVAQRLIEESLRYATERKQFGQAIANYQLIQAMLADSQTECYAAKMMVLDAAEKRDRGENTIQEAACAKYYASEMVGRVADRAVQIHGGAGYLAEYNVERFYRDVRLFRIYEGTSQIQQLIIAREMLKRFAG
- a CDS encoding class I adenylate-forming enzyme family protein, which encodes MRPTHADTPALDIYDNVWGSIRHWVETAPDLPAIDQEGTVWSYGQLGQAVDRLTYFLGAHDVAAGDRVLFVMENSIGAIAGMLAAMRLGAWAIPLNARLSVREIDEIRKHAGPRLTLYTTDVSKDALAHAERHGAREAPSLKEAGLLYAPADTVAHRMPAFGPQRDRVAALIYTSGTTGNPKGVMLTHGNLLFIAGRSSQARLTTPADKVYAVLPISHVFGLASVFLGNMYRGAQLKLVSRFAPAEAARSLAEDGITTFHGVPAMFSHLVSLAASTGQPVRAPKLRYMSVGGAPLDLSLKQRVESMFGIPLNNGYGLTESAPTVCMTMIGKERDDDSVGTLLDGVEVRMVDPATGKDVPTGGVGEMWVKGGLVMKGYFRDPARTAEVLTPDHWLKTGDLARMEEDGSLYIVGRLKELIIRSGFNVYPSEVEGVITSHPDVAMAVVVGRSRDGNEEVVAFVQPIPGRSVTAEALDSFVSDRLAPYKHPSQYLIRDTLPATPTGKILRHQLQQEATGL
- a CDS encoding TRAP transporter permease — translated: MTSAENDGADGAKSLSDVLQYRTIHGPLRTIFVILTLAAVLLSVNQLFNLQLFGIVILDNRYLYSLAGIFLCLTFIVFPLRGKGDTAGAVPWYDILLGALSLAVAGYFIWTGEEALSSGWEYAAPQTAMILSFVFWILILEATRRTGGTIIFAIVLLFSLYPAFADKVPGPISGYPLPLEDAIAFHIVSSESSFGIPMRAFGELVVGFIVFGAALQQTGGGRFFNDLALALVGQFRGGAAKVAIFASGFMGSMSGSVISNVLTTGVVSIPAMRRTGFSREYAAGTEACASTGGVLMPPVMGTTAFVMASFLGIPYIEIAMAAALPSMLYYFGLFVQLDSYAARRGLKGLERAEVPSLRETFREGWQYLFVFAVLIFVMVVFRQETLAPFYATGLLLVITQIFPSTRLSLDAFLSLVQAIGRSLAELVSVLLGVGLIVGAFSATGLAGTLVNDLLFIAGDATIVLLIMGAITSFIFGMGMTVTACYIFLAIVLAPALVQAGMNPLAVHLFIMYWGMVSFITPPVALGAFAAATIAGTGPIKAGIAAMRLGSVIYFVPFFFVLNPALIGQGTTAEVLLVLATAFPGVWLIASATQGYLAFFGKFADGWASLFNRALLFVGGILLIFPGFEEFHLSQIELTAIALALVGASLLLETGRRKLAAA
- a CDS encoding TAXI family TRAP transporter solute-binding subunit; its protein translation is MTYLRSKSVWGAVLAAGVAFSAGSALAQGKVDLPSTIAWTAYDVGSAGYNQSVAIGKALKDAYGTDLRVLPGKNDVSRQVPLRAGKVHFSATGVGASFMAQEGVFEFGSKEWGPQENRVLLASNSEGNMSVGVAADIGIKTIADLKGKRVAWVVGAPALNENVRAILAFGGLTWDDVVKVEFGGFGPSWDGIVNGQADAAFASTTSGKAYQLEASPRGLFWPPLPHGDKEGWKRLQANAPFFAPNMGTVGAGLSAEKPHEGAAYPYPILIAYPTQDKGLAYSMTKAMVEQFPKYKGAAPGINGWALDRQILKWAVPYHEGAIAYLKEAGVWKDAHQKHNDKLIERQQVLKKAWAEVTAKKIGDDEAFKKAWMEARAKALEAGGFDVVYR